One window of Aliarcobacter lanthieri genomic DNA carries:
- a CDS encoding AEC family transporter, with protein MLSVLPIYFFIFLGFLAKKRFKTQIDEKTLVLLSLYFFQPILIVWGLTKAPIDYEFIMSPIFFLVCMFFTLFIMLLYSKYVFSEKTDKNIFLATGLIGNTGNLGIPLGIALFGVESVPYTSIINIANIFFMYTVSIYFFARDKFSVFDSLKSIFRIPVIWFAIFALLINYYQVPISDNIHLALEMGAYTSLTTQLFIFGTYLYSVKVSSMPWKLSFQISFAKHILLPLIGIIIILNFTNLNAFVTSILIMELMVPLAVNNVNFSVLFNMKPSDVASTILVSSIIFVGLLYFYIELIEYYIK; from the coding sequence ATACTTTCTGTTCTTCCAATATACTTTTTTATCTTTTTGGGTTTTCTTGCGAAAAAAAGATTTAAAACTCAAATAGATGAAAAAACTTTGGTTCTACTTTCACTTTATTTCTTTCAACCTATTTTAATTGTTTGGGGATTAACAAAAGCTCCTATTGATTATGAGTTTATAATGTCTCCTATTTTCTTTTTAGTTTGTATGTTTTTTACTTTGTTTATTATGCTTTTATATTCTAAATATGTATTTAGTGAAAAAACAGATAAGAATATTTTTTTAGCTACAGGATTGATAGGGAATACAGGAAATTTAGGAATTCCCTTAGGTATAGCTTTGTTTGGAGTAGAAAGTGTTCCATATACAAGTATTATAAATATAGCGAATATATTTTTTATGTATACAGTTTCTATATATTTTTTTGCAAGAGATAAATTTTCAGTTTTTGATTCACTAAAGTCTATATTTAGAATACCAGTTATTTGGTTTGCTATTTTTGCTTTACTTATAAATTATTATCAAGTACCAATAAGTGATAATATACATTTAGCACTTGAGATGGGTGCATATACTTCTTTGACAACACAACTTTTTATATTTGGAACATATCTTTATAGTGTAAAAGTAAGTTCAATGCCTTGGAAACTCTCTTTTCAAATTAGTTTTGCAAAACATATATTATTACCACTTATAGGTATAATCATAATACTAAATTTTACAAATTTAAATGCTTTTGTTACTTCTATTTTGATTATGGAACTTATGGTTCCACTTGCGGTTAATAATGTAAATTTTTCAGTTTTATTTAATATGAAACCATCTGATGTTGCATCTACAATTTTAGTGTCTTCTATAATCTTTGTTGGTCTTTTATATTTTTATATTGAATTAATTGAATATTATATAAAGTAA
- the asnB gene encoding asparagine synthase (glutamine-hydrolyzing), producing MKKQEFDDLDIYFEGEIYNKQDLFFADEFSLLKDYYTKFAFDFLDKLDGIFSFCIYDKKKDLYFCSRDRFGNIPFFYYIKNGTFLFSTSIKNILNNLNYLPNMNKVALSKYIQYFATFGEDTFYQDIFRLEEATYLIFENKKGLIKKKYYRIKTYKAIKDEKTALNDLEEILFNSIEKRLVSSPSTLLSGGIDSSFISAIYTKLSGKRINTFSIGYSEYKNYCELDFAKITANHIKSNHNEVIINQKDYVDNFFKTLDIFDEPHSDSASVPLNMLLNQVNKENIKCLLSGEGSDEIFLGYDNYTKFLKYYNFGKSLSKDQNDFLDEIISALQNNTKESEYLRRVVKKQNIYNSFGEIYTDIQKRRLFKKVPTFKTESSKQDPVDNMSYLDLKIWVANAVLTKVHTLSNENSLQINTPFLDKNLIDYVFSIESNIKVGDTNKYLLKKIASKYLPKEIINRTKKGFNSPYNEWLQKEFKTGILDTIIEVNKSTNFFNDEYIKHIYSLASSNKFKQHLYSLFIFSLWYKKTYL from the coding sequence ATGAAAAAACAAGAATTTGATGATTTAGATATATATTTTGAAGGTGAAATATATAATAAACAAGATTTATTTTTTGCTGACGAGTTTAGCCTATTAAAAGACTATTATACAAAATTTGCTTTTGATTTTCTAGATAAACTTGATGGTATCTTTTCTTTTTGTATTTATGATAAAAAGAAAGATTTATATTTTTGTTCAAGAGATAGATTTGGTAATATTCCATTTTTTTACTATATTAAAAATGGAACTTTTCTATTTTCAACTTCTATAAAAAATATATTAAATAATTTGAATTATCTACCAAATATGAATAAAGTAGCTTTGAGTAAATATATTCAATATTTTGCTACATTTGGCGAAGATACCTTTTATCAAGATATTTTTAGGCTTGAAGAAGCTACATATTTGATTTTTGAAAATAAAAAAGGTTTAATAAAAAAGAAATATTATAGAATAAAGACATACAAAGCCATAAAGGACGAAAAAACAGCTTTAAATGATTTAGAAGAGATTTTATTTAACTCAATAGAAAAAAGGCTTGTATCATCTCCTAGCACACTTTTAAGTGGTGGAATAGATAGTTCATTTATAAGTGCAATATATACGAAGCTTAGTGGTAAAAGAATAAACACTTTTAGCATAGGCTATAGTGAATATAAAAATTACTGTGAATTAGATTTTGCAAAAATTACAGCAAATCATATAAAATCAAATCACAATGAAGTTATCATAAATCAAAAAGATTATGTAGACAATTTTTTTAAAACACTTGATATCTTTGATGAACCTCATAGCGATAGTGCAAGTGTGCCTTTAAATATGCTTTTAAATCAAGTAAATAAAGAAAATATAAAGTGTTTATTGTCAGGTGAAGGAAGCGATGAAATATTTTTAGGTTATGATAATTATACAAAATTCTTAAAATATTATAATTTTGGGAAATCTTTGTCTAAAGATCAAAATGATTTTTTAGATGAGATAATCTCTGCTTTACAAAACAATACAAAAGAGAGTGAATACTTGCGAAGAGTTGTAAAAAAGCAAAATATTTATAACTCTTTTGGAGAAATTTATACAGATATACAAAAAAGAAGATTATTTAAAAAAGTCCCTACATTTAAAACAGAAAGTTCAAAGCAAGATCCAGTTGATAATATGAGTTATCTTGATTTAAAAATTTGGGTTGCAAATGCTGTTTTGACAAAAGTTCACACTTTATCAAATGAAAATTCTTTACAAATTAATACTCCATTTTTAGATAAAAATTTGATCGATTATGTTTTTAGTATAGAGTCAAACATAAAAGTTGGAGATACAAATAAATATCTTCTTAAAAAAATAGCTTCAAAATATCTTCCAAAAGAGATTATAAATCGTACAAAAAAAGGATTTAACTCTCCTTATAATGAATGGCTTCAAAAAGAGTTTAAAACTGGTATATTAGATACTATTATTGAAGTAAATAAATCTACAAATTTCTTTAATGATGAGTACATAAAGCATATATATAGTTTAGCTAGTTCAAATAAGTTCAAACAGCATTTATACTCTTTATTTATTTTTTCTTTATGGTATAAAAAAACTTATTTATAG
- a CDS encoding PhoH family protein: protein MNFEKYYLLDTNILLEDATNIIKLSDDNKNLIILAETVLDEIDSKKSGFEEINFQAREFARLLENSKIISSKRLDEYKVIRLKIENKKDTIIDIVSKDDYEINTKNVSLNIINDRKILEIATFSNRYYDKNIEFISMDIMARTRAISLDIKTSSLIGKDNDTYNFNFVKDIEIDFEDLEYLDNKDIEEYDKEYKVENFSYCMKVKNSDQVILAYIQNGKIKILNEEEVRNQVITPLNKEQLFFSNAIINHFYNILIIEAKAGSGKTLLALSGALKLVKQKYFQKIIYIRNSIESLDKGEDVGYLPGLEEKFRIYNHPLMDSLEYIIRSEHKKRRNKRAELSYSPLEDSEVQSRVEQMISNYAIETMWVGEMRGRTLSNSFIIIDEAQNMSNKTMQMVLSRVDASCKVVILGSNKQIDNFYVNKYTNALTTLLKSTKNENNIVNIFAIKLEKVLRGPITEWAENLFTK from the coding sequence ATGAATTTTGAAAAGTACTATTTACTAGATACAAATATTTTACTTGAAGATGCTACAAATATAATAAAACTATCTGATGATAATAAAAATCTTATTATACTAGCTGAAACTGTTTTAGATGAAATTGATAGCAAAAAAAGTGGTTTTGAAGAGATAAACTTCCAAGCAAGAGAATTTGCAAGACTTTTAGAAAATTCAAAAATTATTAGTTCAAAAAGACTTGATGAATATAAAGTTATTAGATTAAAAATAGAAAATAAGAAAGATACAATTATTGATATTGTTTCAAAAGATGATTATGAAATAAATACAAAAAATGTTTCACTAAATATTATAAATGATAGAAAAATCTTAGAAATAGCTACATTCTCAAATAGATACTATGATAAAAATATAGAGTTTATCTCAATGGATATTATGGCAAGAACAAGAGCTATATCACTTGATATAAAAACTTCATCACTTATTGGTAAAGACAATGATACATATAATTTTAATTTTGTAAAAGATATAGAAATAGATTTTGAAGATTTAGAATATTTAGATAATAAAGATATTGAAGAATATGATAAAGAATATAAAGTAGAGAATTTTTCTTACTGTATGAAAGTAAAGAATTCAGATCAAGTAATTTTAGCATATATACAAAATGGCAAAATAAAAATATTAAATGAAGAAGAAGTAAGAAATCAAGTAATTACTCCTTTAAATAAAGAGCAACTATTTTTTTCAAATGCAATAATAAACCATTTCTATAATATTCTAATAATAGAAGCAAAAGCTGGTAGTGGAAAAACACTTTTAGCACTTAGTGGAGCATTAAAACTTGTTAAACAGAAATATTTTCAGAAAATTATATATATTAGAAACTCTATAGAGTCTTTAGATAAAGGAGAAGATGTTGGATATTTACCAGGACTTGAAGAAAAATTTAGAATATATAATCACCCTTTAATGGATAGCTTAGAGTATATCATTAGAAGCGAACATAAAAAAAGAAGAAATAAAAGAGCTGAATTATCTTATTCGCCTCTAGAGGATAGTGAAGTTCAATCAAGAGTGGAACAAATGATTTCAAACTATGCAATAGAAACTATGTGGGTAGGAGAAATGAGAGGTAGAACACTATCAAATTCTTTTATTATAATAGATGAAGCACAAAATATGTCTAATAAAACAATGCAAATGGTTTTATCAAGAGTAGATGCAAGTTGTAAAGTTGTAATTCTTGGTTCAAATAAACAAATAGACAACTTTTATGTAAACAAATATACAAATGCATTAACAACGCTTTTAAAATCAACAAAAAATGAAAATAATATTGTTAATATATTTGCTATAAAACTAGAAAAAGTATTAAGAGGACCAATAACAGAATGGGCAGAGAATCTATTTACAAAATAA
- the hemJ gene encoding protoporphyrinogen oxidase HemJ: MEYYSWILSLHVIAVLSWMAVMFYLPRLFVYHVENIDKKEFVEVVKIQEKKIDAFIGHPAMTITILSGIAMISLNPALLSQHWMIAKIISLILLIAYAISLTKFRKSLENDSCKKSGRFFRMYNELPTALAILIVTYVITKNFSWLFTLTIILLFGFVCYKILNHKKAK, encoded by the coding sequence ATGGAATATTATAGTTGGATTTTGAGCTTACATGTAATCGCTGTTTTATCATGGATGGCTGTAATGTTTTATCTTCCAAGACTTTTTGTATACCATGTTGAAAACATAGATAAAAAAGAGTTTGTAGAAGTTGTAAAAATTCAAGAAAAGAAGATAGATGCTTTTATAGGACACCCAGCAATGACGATAACAATTTTAAGTGGTATTGCTATGATTTCTTTAAATCCAGCATTATTAAGCCAGCATTGGATGATAGCAAAAATTATATCTTTAATTTTACTAATAGCATATGCAATATCATTAACAAAATTTAGAAAATCTTTAGAAAATGATAGCTGTAAAAAAAGTGGTAGATTTTTTAGAATGTACAATGAACTACCAACTGCACTAGCTATTTTAATAGTTACGTATGTTATAACTAAAAACTTCTCATGGTTATTTACATTAACAATTATCTTACTCTTTGGATTTGTTTGCTATAAAATTTTAAACCATAAAAAGGCTAAATAA
- a CDS encoding replication-associated recombination protein A, whose product MIDLSNKLRPTNLESFVGQSHIIGKNKALYKLIKQKDIPHLFFYGKPGTGKTTLAKIIAKEINTDYYYFNATSIKIEDLRKVFDKYKGTLIKPLIFIDEVHRLSKNQQEVLLPIMENYDAIIIGASTENPFFTLTSAIRSRSFLYEFKAFDYQDMVKIVDIALKDIDINISSEAKEYLIQSSSGDARAMLTLLNFSYKVSKDIDLDLLKELRERVIGDGVSSSNTHYDLASAMIKSLRGSDIDAALYYMARLIEGGESVDFITRRLVIFASEDIGNANPNALNLAVSTMLACNKIGYPESRIILSQCAIYLASSPKSNSAYKAINKALATIKDGKIIDIPKHLDSQHIGYLYPHDFGGYVEQEYLKEDLKLYQSINIGYEKTLNEWIKKIKNKD is encoded by the coding sequence ATGATAGATCTATCAAATAAATTACGTCCAACAAACTTAGAAAGTTTTGTTGGTCAATCACATATTATTGGTAAAAATAAAGCACTATATAAACTTATAAAACAAAAAGATATCCCTCATTTATTTTTTTATGGTAAACCTGGAACTGGTAAAACAACTTTAGCAAAGATTATTGCAAAAGAAATAAACACAGATTATTACTATTTTAATGCAACATCAATAAAAATTGAAGATTTAAGAAAAGTATTTGATAAATATAAAGGTACATTAATAAAACCTCTTATCTTTATAGATGAAGTTCATAGACTTTCAAAAAATCAACAAGAAGTTTTACTCCCAATAATGGAAAATTATGATGCAATTATCATAGGAGCTAGCACAGAAAATCCTTTCTTTACTTTAACAAGTGCTATTCGTTCTAGATCATTTTTATATGAATTCAAAGCTTTTGATTATCAAGATATGGTAAAAATAGTTGATATTGCTTTAAAAGATATTGATATAAATATATCAAGTGAAGCTAAAGAATATTTAATACAATCAAGCTCTGGAGATGCAAGAGCAATGCTTACTCTTTTAAACTTTTCATATAAAGTATCTAAAGATATTGATTTAGATTTATTAAAAGAATTAAGAGAAAGAGTAATTGGTGATGGAGTAAGTTCTAGTAATACACACTATGATTTAGCAAGTGCTATGATAAAATCTTTAAGAGGTTCAGATATTGATGCAGCTTTGTACTATATGGCAAGATTAATTGAAGGTGGTGAAAGTGTAGATTTTATTACAAGAAGATTAGTTATATTTGCAAGTGAAGATATAGGAAATGCAAATCCAAATGCTTTAAATCTTGCAGTTAGTACAATGTTAGCTTGTAATAAAATAGGATACCCAGAATCAAGAATTATACTCTCACAATGTGCAATTTATCTAGCATCAAGTCCAAAATCAAATAGTGCATATAAAGCAATAAATAAAGCTCTAGCAACAATAAAAGATGGTAAGATAATAGATATACCAAAGCATTTAGATTCTCAGCATATTGGATACTTATATCCTCATGATTTTGGTGGATATGTTGAACAAGAATATCTAAAAGAAGATTTAAAATTATATCAATCTATTAATATTGGGTATGAAAAGACTCTAAATGAATGGATAAAAAAGATAAAAAATAAGGATTAA
- a CDS encoding pseudouridine synthase produces the protein MRLNKFLSHNSNYSRREADKLISDGLVRVNNKVITDLATKVKTIDKVEIGKKIIKEDKNRMYTVIVYNKPKGEIVSKNDPQGRKTIYDSLGAKYKHFMSVGRLDYSSEGLLLLSDSVDIVNKLMHSDLERVYKIKVNGIITPKVEEAMQKGITIEDATKGAYSKTKIKSMSFAPFLAYDIQSNGEKFSKIKVVINEGKNRELRRFFAHFNLDVLDLKRLEYGGVSLNNLPTGKSRFLAKEEYKNLRIFMNEDDRSIK, from the coding sequence ATGAGATTAAATAAGTTTTTATCTCATAATAGTAACTATTCAAGAAGAGAAGCAGATAAATTAATTTCTGATGGACTTGTAAGAGTAAATAATAAGGTTATTACAGATTTAGCTACAAAAGTAAAAACTATAGATAAAGTTGAAATAGGTAAAAAGATTATCAAAGAAGATAAGAATAGAATGTATACTGTAATAGTTTATAATAAACCAAAAGGTGAAATTGTATCTAAAAATGATCCTCAAGGTAGAAAGACTATTTATGATAGCTTAGGAGCTAAATACAAGCACTTTATGAGTGTAGGGCGATTAGACTACTCTAGTGAGGGTTTATTGCTCTTAAGTGATAGTGTGGACATTGTAAATAAGCTTATGCACTCTGATTTAGAAAGAGTTTATAAAATTAAAGTAAATGGCATTATAACTCCAAAAGTTGAAGAAGCTATGCAAAAAGGTATTACTATTGAAGATGCAACAAAAGGTGCATATAGTAAAACAAAAATAAAATCTATGAGTTTTGCTCCTTTTCTAGCTTATGATATTCAATCAAATGGAGAAAAATTTTCTAAAATAAAAGTTGTAATAAATGAGGGTAAAAATAGAGAGTTGAGAAGATTCTTCGCTCATTTTAATCTTGATGTACTAGATTTAAAAAGACTAGAATATGGTGGAGTATCATTAAATAATCTTCCAACAGGGAAATCACGATTTTTAGCAAAAGAAGAATATAAAAATCTTAGAATTTTTATGAATGAAGATGATAGATCTATCAAATAA
- a CDS encoding KpsF/GutQ family sugar-phosphate isomerase, translating to MDYKNIIKEVLLTEAKELEKSADSISFDIEEIINLIINSKGKLIVTGVGKSGLVGAKIAATLASTGTSSFFLHPTEAMHGDLGMIGKDDIVLGISYSGESEELIQILPHLKRLNIPLISMAKSEKSTLAKYSNYFINIAVDKEACPLDTAPTSSTTLTMAMGDALAICLMKKRDFKKEDFASFHPGGSLGKKLFIKISDLLRKENLPIVSRETKLKDAIIVMSEGRVGSVIIEDKNQKVVGILSDGDLRRALMKQNFSIDCNVEDIATMNPKTFDDENLLASDALQIIENYKIQLLIVTDKNKKLVGLLHIHDLIEAGIK from the coding sequence ATGGACTACAAAAATATAATAAAAGAGGTTTTACTAACTGAAGCAAAAGAGTTAGAAAAGAGTGCAGACTCTATCTCTTTTGATATTGAAGAAATTATTAATCTAATTATAAATTCAAAAGGTAAACTTATTGTTACAGGCGTTGGAAAATCTGGGCTTGTTGGAGCAAAAATAGCTGCTACATTAGCAAGTACTGGAACAAGTTCTTTCTTTCTTCATCCTACAGAAGCAATGCATGGTGATCTAGGTATGATTGGTAAAGATGATATTGTTTTAGGTATATCTTATAGTGGAGAAAGTGAAGAACTTATTCAAATATTACCACATTTAAAACGATTAAATATACCTCTAATATCTATGGCAAAAAGTGAGAAATCAACTTTAGCTAAATATTCAAATTATTTTATAAATATTGCAGTTGATAAGGAGGCATGTCCATTAGATACTGCACCAACTTCTTCTACAACTTTAACTATGGCAATGGGAGATGCTCTTGCTATTTGTTTAATGAAAAAAAGAGATTTTAAAAAAGAAGATTTTGCCTCTTTTCACCCTGGTGGAAGTTTAGGTAAAAAACTATTTATAAAAATATCTGATTTACTTAGAAAAGAAAATTTACCTATTGTTTCACGTGAAACAAAACTAAAAGATGCAATTATTGTAATGAGCGAAGGAAGAGTTGGTTCTGTTATTATAGAAGATAAAAATCAAAAAGTTGTTGGAATATTAAGTGATGGAGATTTAAGAAGAGCTTTAATGAAGCAAAATTTTTCTATTGATTGTAATGTTGAAGATATAGCAACGATGAATCCAAAAACTTTTGATGATGAAAATTTACTAGCTAGTGATGCTCTTCAGATAATAGAAAACTATAAAATACAACTACTAATTGTAACAGATAAAAATAAAAAATTAGTCGGATTACTTCATATTCATGATTTAATTGAGGCAGGAATAAAATGA
- a CDS encoding ribonuclease J: MEEINETKEQITQTNNTQIPVAESSAENPQKRIPYNKKRKPKPKYAVKDAQTSGEGWTNDLKKAYIVNEKIHKDRLNPHYKLNLNTNAKIRITPLGGLNEIGGNMMVVETENEAIIVDVGMSFPDGEMHGVDILIPDFSYLREIKDKIVAVVITHGHEDHIGAMPYLYKEMQFPIYGTSLPLEMIGSKFDEHKMREHRGLFRAISKRTPIKIGNDFEVEWMHITHSIIDSSAVAIKTAAGTMIHTGDFKIDHTPIDGFPTDLHRLAHYGEEGVLVLTSDSTNSHSPGFTKTEKAVAPTFERIFSTSKGRVIMSTFSSNIHRVAQAIEKALKYGRKICVIGRSMEKNLEIAMNLGYIKFPRDQFIEAHEVNKYNDNEVLIVTTGSQGESMSALYRMAIHEHRHIKIKPEDQIILSSKAIPGNEGSVSEIINHLLKAGAKVAYQDYADIHVSGHAAQEEQKLMLRLIKPKFFLPVHGEYNHALKHGETGVDCGVLERNVYVMADGEQIEVSPKYLKKVKTVKSGKVYIDNQLNNKISDDVVIDRQTMAKEGVVMIVAQINESDRTLVGKPKVASFGLISDKQDKFFTKDIEDILGVFLENAKPGIFKNSRILEDELRKVVRKHCIRKYKKYPMIVPTIFVQ; encoded by the coding sequence ATGGAAGAAATAAACGAAACTAAAGAACAAATAACACAAACTAATAATACACAAATACCAGTTGCTGAATCATCAGCAGAAAATCCACAAAAGCGTATTCCTTATAATAAAAAAAGAAAACCAAAACCAAAATATGCAGTAAAAGATGCACAAACTAGTGGAGAAGGTTGGACAAATGACTTAAAGAAAGCATATATTGTAAATGAAAAAATTCATAAAGATAGATTAAATCCACATTATAAATTAAATTTAAATACAAATGCCAAAATAAGAATAACTCCACTTGGTGGATTAAATGAAATTGGTGGAAATATGATGGTTGTTGAAACTGAAAATGAAGCAATTATCGTTGATGTTGGTATGAGCTTTCCAGATGGAGAAATGCATGGAGTTGATATTTTAATTCCTGATTTTTCATATCTTAGAGAGATAAAAGATAAAATTGTGGCTGTTGTTATTACTCATGGTCACGAAGATCATATAGGTGCAATGCCTTATTTATATAAAGAGATGCAATTCCCTATTTATGGAACATCATTACCTCTTGAAATGATTGGTTCAAAATTTGATGAACATAAAATGAGAGAACATAGAGGACTTTTTAGAGCAATTTCAAAAAGAACTCCAATTAAAATTGGTAATGATTTTGAAGTAGAATGGATGCATATAACGCACTCTATCATTGATTCATCTGCTGTAGCTATAAAAACTGCTGCTGGGACTATGATACATACAGGTGATTTTAAAATAGACCATACTCCAATAGATGGTTTTCCAACAGATTTACATAGACTTGCACACTATGGAGAAGAGGGGGTTTTAGTTTTAACTTCTGACTCAACTAACTCTCACTCTCCAGGTTTTACTAAAACAGAAAAGGCTGTTGCTCCTACATTTGAAAGAATATTCTCAACTTCTAAAGGTAGAGTTATAATGAGTACATTCTCATCAAATATACATAGAGTTGCTCAAGCAATTGAAAAAGCTTTAAAATATGGTAGAAAAATTTGTGTTATTGGTCGTTCAATGGAGAAAAACTTGGAAATTGCTATGAACTTGGGTTATATAAAATTTCCTAGAGATCAATTTATTGAAGCTCATGAAGTAAATAAATACAATGATAATGAAGTTTTAATAGTAACAACAGGAAGTCAAGGTGAGTCTATGAGCGCATTATATAGAATGGCAATACATGAACATAGACATATCAAAATAAAACCTGAAGATCAGATTATACTATCTTCAAAAGCAATTCCTGGGAATGAAGGGAGTGTTTCTGAAATTATAAATCATCTTTTAAAAGCTGGGGCAAAAGTTGCTTATCAAGATTATGCAGATATTCATGTATCAGGACATGCTGCGCAAGAAGAGCAAAAACTTATGCTAAGACTAATTAAACCTAAATTCTTTTTACCAGTTCATGGTGAATATAATCATGCTTTAAAACATGGAGAAACTGGTGTTGATTGTGGAGTATTAGAAAGAAATGTTTATGTAATGGCTGATGGAGAACAAATAGAAGTTAGCCCAAAATATCTTAAAAAAGTAAAAACTGTTAAGAGTGGAAAAGTTTATATAGATAATCAACTAAATAATAAAATATCTGATGATGTAGTTATTGATAGACAAACTATGGCTAAAGAAGGTGTTGTTATGATTGTTGCACAAATTAATGAAAGTGATAGAACACTTGTTGGGAAACCTAAAGTGGCATCATTTGGTTTAATATCAGATAAACAGGATAAATTCTTTACAAAGGATATAGAAGATATTTTAGGTGTATTCTTAGAAAATGCAAAGCCTGGAATTTTCAAAAATAGTAGAATTTTAGAAGATGAATTAAGAAAAGTTGTAAGAAAACACTGTATTAGAAAATATAAAAAATATCCAATGATTGTTCCTACAATATTTGTACAATAG
- the rsmA gene encoding 16S rRNA (adenine(1518)-N(6)/adenine(1519)-N(6))-dimethyltransferase RsmA — MERIKAKKQYGQNFLKDSSILNKIIESMPHNDNHIVEIGPGLGDLTKNLVKYKDVTAYEVDTDLIGILKSKFAINLDKGNLEIIHADVLDAWDKQKTLYNGNYDLIANLPYYIATNIILKAFEDSFCEHIIVMVQKEVALKFTANVNDKEYSSLGIITELLSNDSKILFDVPPEAFDPIPKVISSILYIKKDLSKEIDKDFNRFLKACFIQPRKKLSKNLSTLLDKNQILELFKELEIDDNLRPHEVCSSLYSQMYTKVKNGRNKRN, encoded by the coding sequence ATGGAAAGAATAAAAGCAAAAAAACAATACGGACAAAACTTTTTAAAAGATAGTTCTATTTTAAATAAAATCATCGAGTCGATGCCCCATAACGATAATCACATTGTAGAAATTGGGCCTGGATTAGGTGATTTGACTAAAAACTTAGTCAAATACAAAGATGTAACAGCTTATGAGGTTGATACCGATTTAATTGGTATTTTAAAGTCAAAGTTTGCAATTAATTTGGATAAGGGAAATCTAGAAATCATTCACGCTGATGTTTTAGATGCTTGGGATAAGCAAAAAACCTTATATAATGGTAATTATGATTTAATAGCAAATCTACCATATTATATTGCAACAAATATTATATTAAAAGCTTTTGAAGATAGCTTTTGTGAACATATCATTGTTATGGTTCAAAAAGAGGTTGCTTTAAAATTTACAGCAAATGTAAATGATAAAGAATACTCATCTTTAGGTATTATTACTGAATTATTATCAAATGATTCTAAGATACTTTTTGATGTTCCTCCTGAAGCTTTTGATCCAATTCCAAAAGTTATATCTTCAATTCTTTATATAAAAAAGGATTTGTCAAAAGAAATAGATAAGGATTTTAATAGATTTTTAAAAGCATGTTTTATTCAACCACGCAAGAAACTATCAAAAAACCTATCTACTTTATTGGATAAAAATCAAATTCTTGAATTATTTAAAGAGCTTGAAATTGACGATAATTTACGACCTCACGAAGTTTGTTCATCTTTGTATAGCCAAATGTATACAAAGGTAAAAAATGGAAGAAATAAACGAAACTAA